One window of Trinickia caryophylli genomic DNA carries:
- a CDS encoding FKBP-type peptidyl-prolyl cis-trans isomerase — MSIIDLSEVKPGSHVTLHYRLSLADGADIVNTFGDKPATLLIGAGQIAPPLEDILVGLKAGHHSTFRLEPGEGFGERNPDLVQRVSLVTLRANGMVDDDFTPGEVIEFNAPDGGRYAGVLKEIGETSALFDFNHPLAGQALAFEVKIIGIL; from the coding sequence ATGAGCATCATCGACCTCTCCGAAGTGAAACCCGGCTCGCACGTCACGCTTCATTACCGGCTTTCGCTCGCCGATGGCGCCGACATCGTCAACACGTTCGGCGACAAGCCCGCCACGCTGCTCATCGGCGCGGGCCAGATCGCGCCGCCGCTGGAAGACATTCTGGTGGGGCTGAAGGCCGGGCACCACTCGACCTTCCGGCTAGAGCCCGGCGAGGGCTTCGGCGAACGCAATCCCGATCTCGTGCAACGTGTCTCGCTCGTGACGCTGCGCGCGAACGGCATGGTGGACGACGATTTCACGCCCGGCGAAGTCATCGAGTTCAACGCGCCCGACGGCGGCCGCTATGCCGGCGTGCTCAAGGAAATCGGGGAGACATCGGCGCTCTTCGACTTCAATCACCCGCTCGCCGGCCAGGCGCTCGCGTTCGAAGTCAAGATCATCGGAATCCTGTAA
- a CDS encoding acetylornithine transaminase, with protein MHFNEYPTQSLMYITNRPDIVFTRGEGSWLYDNEGKRYLDFIQGWAVNSLGHCNPGMIEALEKQARQLINPSPAFYNEPMARLAGLLTEHSVFDKVFFANSGAEANEGAIKLARKWGRKFRNGAYEIITFDHSFHGRTLATMSASGKAGWDTIYAPQVPGFPKAELNDIASVERLIGEKTVAVMLEPIQGEGGVIPATREFMQALRELTKRHGLLLIVDEVQSGCGRAGTLFAYELAGVEPDIMTLGKGIGGGVPLAALLAKEEVTVFEAGDQGGTYNGNPLMTAVGYSVISQLTAPGFLEGVRARGEYLRERLLELSAERGFEGERGEGLLRALLLGKDIGPQIVEKARLMQPDGLLLNAARPNLLRFMPALNVSTDEIDQMMTMLRSVLDSL; from the coding sequence ATGCATTTCAACGAGTACCCGACCCAGTCGCTGATGTACATCACCAACCGCCCCGACATCGTCTTCACGCGCGGCGAGGGCTCGTGGCTCTATGACAACGAAGGCAAACGCTATCTGGATTTCATCCAGGGTTGGGCGGTGAACAGCCTGGGGCACTGCAATCCCGGCATGATCGAGGCGCTCGAAAAGCAGGCGCGACAGCTCATCAATCCGTCGCCGGCGTTCTACAACGAGCCGATGGCACGACTGGCGGGCCTGCTCACCGAACACAGCGTGTTCGACAAGGTGTTCTTCGCCAACAGTGGCGCCGAAGCGAACGAAGGTGCAATCAAGCTCGCGCGCAAGTGGGGTCGCAAGTTCAGAAACGGCGCATACGAAATCATCACGTTCGACCACAGCTTCCATGGCCGCACGCTCGCGACCATGTCGGCGAGCGGCAAGGCGGGCTGGGACACCATCTACGCCCCGCAGGTGCCTGGCTTTCCGAAGGCCGAGCTCAACGACATCGCATCGGTCGAGCGCCTGATCGGCGAAAAGACGGTGGCCGTCATGCTCGAGCCGATTCAAGGCGAAGGCGGCGTCATTCCGGCCACGCGCGAGTTCATGCAGGCGCTGCGCGAGCTGACGAAGCGCCATGGGCTGCTTCTCATCGTCGACGAAGTGCAAAGCGGATGCGGGCGGGCGGGCACCCTCTTCGCCTACGAGCTCGCGGGCGTCGAGCCTGACATCATGACGCTCGGCAAGGGCATCGGCGGCGGCGTTCCGCTCGCCGCACTGCTGGCGAAAGAGGAAGTCACCGTTTTCGAAGCAGGCGACCAGGGCGGTACCTACAATGGCAACCCACTGATGACGGCTGTGGGCTACTCGGTGATTTCGCAGTTGACGGCGCCGGGCTTCCTCGAAGGCGTACGCGCGCGTGGCGAGTACCTGCGCGAACGGCTGCTCGAGCTTTCGGCCGAGCGCGGCTTCGAGGGCGAGCGCGGGGAGGGGTTGCTGCGCGCACTGCTGCTCGGCAAGGACATCGGACCGCAGATCGTGGAAAAAGCGCGGCTGATGCAGCCGGACGGCTTGCTGCTCAACGCGGCGCGCCCGAACCTGCTGCGCTTCATGCCCGCGCTCAACGTGAGCACCGACGAAATCGACCAGATGATGACGATGCTTCGCTCGGTACTCGATTCGCTATGA
- a CDS encoding ABC transporter permease subunit, with translation MTSIQPIEPSTTLIPEKNATKTLVVGVLTAAFVILAPFVVGSAGGNYWVRVLDFAMLYVMLALGLNVVVGFAGLLDLGYIAFYAVGSYTAALLTSPHLANQFEWIGQMFPGGIHAPYWIVVPVAMALAALFGVLLGAPTLRLRGDYLAIVTLGFGEIVRIFMNNLDRPINITNGPQGITGVDPVHVGGFNLSQTHTLFGLQLPSVYMYYYLFVLCSLLVIWVCTRLQHSRIGRAWAAIREDEIAAKAMGINTRNVKLLAFAMGASFGGLSGAMFGGFQGFVSPESFTFWESVVVLACVVLGGMGHIPGVILGAVLLAVFPEFLRSTMGPLQHWIFGHQILDTEVIRQLLYGLAMVVIMLYRSEGLWPAPKHEDRIAKLAKRGSKKPVRA, from the coding sequence ATGACTTCAATTCAACCGATCGAGCCGTCCACGACGCTCATTCCCGAGAAGAACGCCACCAAGACGCTCGTTGTAGGCGTGCTGACGGCCGCCTTCGTGATCCTGGCGCCATTCGTCGTCGGCTCGGCCGGCGGCAACTATTGGGTGCGCGTGCTCGACTTCGCGATGCTCTACGTCATGCTCGCGCTCGGTCTGAACGTCGTGGTCGGCTTCGCCGGATTGCTCGACCTGGGCTACATCGCGTTTTATGCGGTGGGCTCCTACACGGCCGCGTTGCTGACCTCGCCCCACCTCGCCAATCAGTTCGAGTGGATCGGACAGATGTTCCCCGGCGGCATCCACGCGCCGTACTGGATCGTCGTGCCTGTGGCGATGGCCTTGGCCGCACTCTTCGGTGTGCTGCTCGGCGCCCCGACGCTGCGCCTGCGCGGCGACTACCTCGCGATCGTGACGCTCGGCTTCGGTGAGATCGTGCGCATTTTCATGAACAACCTCGATCGTCCGATCAACATCACGAACGGACCGCAGGGCATCACGGGCGTGGACCCGGTGCACGTGGGCGGCTTCAACCTCTCGCAGACGCACACGCTGTTCGGCCTGCAGTTGCCATCGGTGTACATGTATTACTACCTGTTCGTGCTTTGTTCGCTGCTCGTGATCTGGGTCTGTACGCGCCTGCAGCATTCGCGCATCGGCCGCGCGTGGGCCGCGATCCGCGAAGACGAAATCGCGGCGAAGGCCATGGGCATCAACACCCGCAACGTCAAACTGCTCGCCTTCGCGATGGGTGCGTCGTTCGGTGGCTTGTCGGGCGCGATGTTCGGCGGCTTCCAGGGTTTCGTGTCGCCCGAGTCGTTCACGTTCTGGGAGTCGGTGGTCGTACTCGCGTGCGTCGTGCTCGGCGGCATGGGCCATATTCCCGGTGTGATTCTCGGCGCGGTGCTGCTCGCCGTGTTCCCCGAGTTCCTGCGTTCGACGATGGGCCCCCTGCAACACTGGATCTTCGGTCATCAGATCCTCGATACGGAAGTGATCCGCCAGCTGCTGTACGGTCTGGCCATGGTGGTCATCATGCTCTATCGCTCGGAAGGCCTGTGGCCTGCGCCGAAGCACGAAGACCGGATCGCCAAATTGGCCAAGCGCGGCTCGAAAAAGCCGGTACGCGCCTGA
- the ispH gene encoding 4-hydroxy-3-methylbut-2-enyl diphosphate reductase — MSLSDISLAAADAEILLAQPRGFCAGVDRAIEIVERAIKLFGAPIYVRHEIVHNAYVVEDLRKKGAVFVELLDEVPAGSTVIFSAHGVSKSVREEADARGLRIYDATCPLVTKVHIEVAKMRQEGLDIVMIGHKGHPEVEGTMGQCERGMYLVESIEDVNALELEDPERIAFVTQTTLSVDDASEIIAALKARFPGIREPKKQDICYATQNRQDAVKFMAPQCDVVIVVGSPNSSNSNRLREVAQKRGVPAYMVDSPDQIDPAWVEGKRRIGVTAGASAPEVLAQAVIARLRELGARNVRALEGIEESISFPLPRGLTLSE; from the coding sequence ATGAGCCTCTCGGACATCTCTCTCGCGGCGGCCGACGCCGAAATCCTGCTCGCGCAGCCGCGCGGCTTTTGTGCTGGCGTCGATCGCGCCATCGAGATCGTGGAGCGTGCGATCAAGTTGTTCGGCGCGCCGATCTACGTACGCCATGAGATCGTCCACAACGCCTACGTGGTGGAGGATCTGCGCAAGAAGGGCGCGGTTTTCGTCGAATTGCTCGACGAGGTGCCGGCCGGCAGCACCGTCATCTTCAGCGCGCACGGCGTCTCGAAGTCCGTGCGCGAGGAGGCCGACGCGCGCGGCCTGCGCATTTACGACGCCACCTGCCCGCTCGTCACCAAGGTCCACATCGAGGTGGCCAAGATGCGCCAGGAGGGCCTGGACATCGTCATGATCGGCCACAAGGGGCACCCCGAGGTCGAAGGCACGATGGGCCAGTGCGAGCGGGGCATGTATCTCGTCGAAAGTATCGAGGACGTCAACGCGCTCGAGCTTGAAGATCCGGAGCGGATCGCCTTCGTCACACAAACGACGCTTTCGGTGGACGATGCCTCCGAGATCATCGCCGCGCTCAAGGCGCGTTTTCCCGGCATCCGCGAGCCGAAGAAGCAGGATATCTGCTATGCCACGCAAAACCGCCAGGACGCGGTGAAATTCATGGCGCCGCAGTGCGATGTCGTGATCGTGGTCGGCAGCCCGAACAGCTCGAATTCGAACCGGCTGCGCGAGGTGGCGCAAAAGCGCGGGGTGCCCGCCTATATGGTCGATTCGCCGGATCAGATCGACCCCGCCTGGGTGGAAGGCAAGCGCCGTATCGGCGTAACGGCCGGCGCCTCGGCGCCCGAGGTGCTGGCTCAGGCCGTCATCGCGCGCCTGCGCGAGCTCGGCGCACGCAACGTGCGAGCTCTCGAAGGCATCGAGGAAAGCATTTCGTTTCCGCTGCCCCGCGGCCTGACGCTGTCCGAGTGA
- the rpmB gene encoding 50S ribosomal protein L28, with the protein MARVCQVTGKAPMSGNNVSHANNKTKRRFLPNLQYRRFWVESENRWVRLRVSNAGLRLIDKNGIDSVLADLRARGEV; encoded by the coding sequence ATGGCACGCGTATGCCAAGTAACTGGGAAAGCGCCGATGAGCGGCAACAACGTTTCCCACGCGAACAACAAGACCAAGCGGCGCTTTTTGCCGAACCTGCAATACCGCCGCTTCTGGGTGGAGAGCGAAAACCGTTGGGTGCGCCTGCGCGTTTCGAACGCGGGCCTGCGCCTGATCGACAAGAACGGCATCGACTCCGTGCTCGCCGATCTGCGCGCACGCGGTGAAGTCTAA
- a CDS encoding ABC transporter ATP-binding protein, whose amino-acid sequence MSNKPIRLSVKGVNKRFGGLQALSDVGLQIQEGQIYGLIGPNGAGKTTFFNVITGLYTPDSGEFKLDGAPYTPTAVHQVAQAGIARTFQNIRLFGGMTALENVMVGRHVRTKHGLFGAVFQTPAERKEEREIKERALELLEYVGVLQYADYTARNLSYGHQRRLEIARALATDPKLLALDEPAAGMNATEKLELTTLLEKIRDDGRTILLIEHDVKLVMHLCNRMTVLDYGKVIAEGLPQDVQKDPKVIEAYLGAGVH is encoded by the coding sequence ATGAGCAACAAACCCATTCGTTTGTCCGTCAAGGGCGTCAACAAGCGCTTCGGCGGCCTGCAGGCGCTGTCGGACGTCGGGCTTCAGATCCAGGAAGGCCAGATTTATGGCCTGATCGGCCCGAACGGCGCCGGCAAGACGACGTTCTTCAACGTCATCACCGGCCTTTACACACCCGATTCGGGCGAATTCAAGCTCGACGGCGCGCCTTATACGCCGACGGCCGTGCACCAGGTCGCGCAGGCGGGCATTGCACGCACGTTCCAGAACATTCGTCTGTTCGGCGGCATGACCGCGCTCGAGAACGTGATGGTGGGCCGCCACGTGCGCACGAAGCACGGGCTTTTCGGCGCGGTGTTCCAGACGCCGGCCGAGCGCAAGGAAGAGCGGGAGATCAAGGAGCGCGCGCTCGAACTGCTTGAGTACGTGGGCGTGTTGCAGTACGCGGACTACACCGCGCGCAACCTCTCGTACGGTCACCAGCGGCGCCTGGAGATCGCGCGCGCGCTCGCGACGGACCCGAAGCTGCTGGCGCTCGACGAGCCGGCCGCGGGCATGAACGCGACGGAGAAACTCGAACTCACGACGCTGCTGGAGAAGATCCGCGACGACGGCAGGACGATCCTGCTGATCGAGCACGACGTAAAGCTCGTCATGCACCTGTGCAATCGCATGACGGTGCTCGACTACGGCAAGGTGATCGCTGAAGGACTGCCGCAAGACGTGCAGAAGGATCCGAAGGTGATCGAGGCATATCTGGGCGCGGGGGTCCACTGA
- the nadB gene encoding L-aspartate oxidase produces MNFDVVIVGSGLAGLTVALNLAETRRVAVVAKRSMTEGASDWAQGGIAAVLDSADSVEDHVRDTLVAGGGLCDEAATRFIVEGGRTAIEWLIAQNVPFTRDAAAELGFHLTREGGHSHRRIIHAADATGHAVVATLSERVRQHPNITLLEDHYAIDLITSDRLGLPGRRCHGLYALDVASGRTVTLQAAHTVLATGGAGKVYLYTTNPDTATGDGIAMAWRAGCRVSNMEFIQFHPTCLFHPYAKSFLITEAVRGEGGRLVLPDGTRFMPAHDERAELAPRDIVARAIDFEIKKRGIDCVYLDISHQPAAFLQEHFPTILARCLEFGIDITKDPIPVVPAAHYTCGGVVTDLAGRTDLAGLYAVGETACTGLHGANRLASNSLLECLVIGRAAASAIESEGFEAGAHAPLPDWDESRVSDADEEVVVAHNWDELRRLMWNYVGIVRTDKRLARARHRITLLRDEIQEYYANFKVSRDLLELRNLVDVASLIVESARARRESRGLHFSRDWPATLPKALPTVLSPERVRNRLA; encoded by the coding sequence ATGAATTTCGACGTCGTAATCGTGGGCAGCGGGCTCGCTGGGTTGACCGTGGCACTGAATCTTGCCGAGACGAGGCGCGTGGCGGTTGTCGCCAAACGGTCGATGACCGAAGGCGCCAGCGACTGGGCTCAAGGCGGCATTGCCGCGGTGCTCGATTCGGCTGACAGCGTCGAGGACCACGTGCGCGACACGCTAGTCGCCGGGGGCGGCCTGTGCGACGAAGCGGCAACGCGCTTCATCGTCGAGGGCGGCCGCACGGCTATCGAATGGCTGATTGCGCAAAACGTGCCTTTCACGCGAGATGCCGCGGCCGAACTGGGCTTTCATCTGACGCGCGAAGGCGGCCATAGCCATCGCCGGATCATTCATGCCGCCGACGCAACGGGACACGCCGTGGTCGCCACGCTCTCGGAACGCGTGCGCCAGCATCCGAATATCACGCTGCTGGAAGACCACTACGCAATCGATCTGATCACCTCCGACCGGCTCGGCCTGCCTGGCCGCCGCTGCCATGGCCTCTACGCGCTCGATGTCGCGAGCGGCCGCACCGTCACGCTGCAGGCGGCACATACGGTGTTAGCCACGGGCGGAGCGGGAAAGGTCTACCTGTACACGACCAATCCCGATACCGCCACCGGCGACGGCATCGCCATGGCGTGGCGCGCGGGTTGCCGGGTATCGAACATGGAGTTCATCCAGTTCCACCCGACCTGCCTCTTCCATCCCTACGCCAAGTCGTTCCTGATTACAGAGGCCGTACGAGGCGAAGGCGGGCGATTGGTGCTGCCCGACGGCACGCGCTTCATGCCCGCGCACGATGAACGGGCCGAACTCGCGCCACGCGACATCGTCGCCCGTGCAATCGACTTCGAGATCAAAAAGCGCGGTATCGACTGCGTGTATCTCGACATCAGCCATCAGCCGGCGGCGTTCCTGCAAGAACATTTTCCGACGATCCTCGCACGGTGCCTCGAATTCGGCATCGACATCACGAAAGATCCGATCCCCGTGGTGCCGGCGGCGCACTACACGTGCGGCGGTGTGGTGACAGATCTTGCGGGACGCACGGATCTGGCCGGCCTCTATGCCGTGGGCGAAACGGCCTGCACCGGGCTACACGGCGCAAACCGCCTCGCAAGCAATTCGCTGCTCGAATGCCTCGTGATCGGCCGCGCGGCGGCATCCGCCATAGAAAGCGAGGGGTTCGAGGCCGGCGCGCACGCACCGTTACCCGATTGGGACGAAAGCCGCGTGTCGGACGCAGACGAGGAAGTCGTCGTGGCGCACAACTGGGATGAATTGCGGCGACTGATGTGGAACTATGTCGGCATCGTGCGCACCGACAAGCGGCTCGCGCGTGCCCGGCATCGGATCACGCTCCTGCGCGACGAAATTCAGGAGTACTACGCGAACTTCAAGGTGAGTCGAGACCTGCTCGAGTTGCGCAATCTCGTCGACGTGGCATCGCTCATCGTCGAAAGCGCACGCGCGCGCCGCGAAAGCCGCGGGCTGCACTTCTCGCGCGATTGGCCCGCCACGCTGCCGAAGGCACTGCCGACCGTGCTCTCGCCCGAGCGCGTGCGCAACCGCCTCGCCTGA
- the rpmG gene encoding 50S ribosomal protein L33 codes for MAKGARDKIKLESTAGTGHFYTTTKNKRNMPEKMEIMKFDPVARKHVAYKETKIK; via the coding sequence ATGGCCAAAGGCGCACGCGACAAGATCAAGCTCGAATCGACCGCAGGTACGGGTCACTTCTATACGACCACGAAGAACAAGCGCAACATGCCGGAAAAGATGGAGATCATGAAGTTCGATCCCGTCGCCCGCAAGCATGTGGCGTACAAGGAAACGAAGATCAAGTGA
- a CDS encoding GNAT family acetyltransferase — MNAAMAETPLVIRCFERADADAVIALWQQAFPEYGDKSRPQRDPRLSIANKLAVQPELFFVATLGARLAGTVMAGYDGHRGWLYSLAVMPELRRLGIGTRLVAHAEQALAALGCPKVNLQVLESKSDVRHFYEALGYAGDAVISLGKRLCAAPRATGAAARAAD; from the coding sequence ATGAACGCCGCCATGGCCGAAACGCCGCTCGTTATCCGTTGCTTCGAGCGCGCGGACGCAGACGCGGTCATCGCGCTGTGGCAGCAGGCGTTTCCCGAGTATGGCGACAAGAGCCGGCCGCAACGCGATCCACGTCTGTCCATTGCGAACAAGCTGGCGGTGCAGCCGGAGTTGTTCTTTGTCGCGACGCTGGGGGCCCGGCTCGCGGGTACGGTTATGGCCGGCTACGACGGGCATCGCGGCTGGCTCTACTCCCTCGCGGTCATGCCGGAATTGCGCCGGCTCGGCATCGGTACCCGCCTCGTCGCTCATGCCGAACAGGCACTTGCGGCACTGGGTTGCCCCAAGGTGAATCTGCAGGTGCTGGAAAGCAAGTCGGACGTGCGGCACTTTTACGAGGCACTCGGGTACGCCGGCGATGCCGTGATCAGCCTCGGCAAGCGCTTGTGTGCGGCGCCGCGGGCAACCGGCGCCGCGGCGCGGGCGGCGGACTAG
- a CDS encoding CDP-6-deoxy-delta-3,4-glucoseen reductase has translation MAYNVTLKQSGRQFQVEPDEPVLTAGLRQGIGLPYGCKNGACGSCKGTVVSGELEQRAHSSSALSNDEKTRGMALFCCATATTDLVIDIREISGVGDMQVKKLPCRVNAIERKADDVAVLKLQLPANERLQYLAGQYIEFILKDGKRRSYSMASGPHEEGPIELHIRHMKGGVFTEHVFNTMKERDILRFEGPLGTFFLREDSDKPIVLLASGTGFAPIKAIVEHAFYKNVERPMTLYWGGRRKKDIYYLDLAEQWAKDHPNFKFVPVLSEPDPSDAWTGRTGFVHRAVIEDLPDLSGYQVYACGAPVMVEAALRDFTAHHQLPADEFYADSFTSEADLANAV, from the coding sequence ATGGCATACAACGTAACGCTCAAGCAAAGCGGCCGGCAATTTCAAGTGGAACCCGACGAGCCGGTGCTCACGGCCGGGTTGCGGCAAGGCATCGGGTTGCCGTACGGCTGCAAGAACGGCGCATGCGGCTCGTGCAAGGGCACCGTCGTCTCCGGCGAACTCGAGCAGCGGGCGCACTCGTCGTCGGCACTGTCGAACGACGAGAAGACGCGGGGCATGGCACTCTTTTGCTGCGCCACGGCCACGACCGATCTCGTCATCGACATTCGCGAGATCTCGGGCGTGGGCGACATGCAGGTCAAGAAGCTGCCTTGCCGCGTCAACGCGATCGAGCGCAAGGCCGACGACGTCGCCGTGCTCAAGCTCCAGCTTCCTGCCAACGAGCGGCTGCAATATCTGGCCGGTCAGTACATCGAGTTCATTCTGAAGGACGGCAAGCGCCGCAGCTACTCGATGGCAAGCGGGCCGCACGAGGAAGGTCCGATCGAGCTGCACATCCGCCACATGAAGGGCGGCGTGTTCACCGAACATGTGTTCAACACGATGAAGGAGCGCGACATCCTTCGTTTCGAAGGGCCGCTCGGCACGTTCTTCCTGCGCGAGGATTCCGACAAACCGATCGTCCTGCTCGCGTCGGGCACCGGCTTCGCACCGATCAAGGCCATCGTCGAACATGCGTTCTACAAGAACGTCGAGCGGCCGATGACGCTCTATTGGGGCGGCCGCCGCAAGAAGGACATCTACTACCTGGATCTCGCCGAGCAATGGGCGAAGGACCACCCGAACTTCAAGTTCGTGCCGGTGCTGTCCGAACCCGATCCGTCCGACGCCTGGACCGGCCGCACGGGCTTCGTGCACCGCGCCGTGATCGAGGATCTGCCCGACCTGTCCGGCTACCAGGTGTACGCGTGCGGCGCCCCCGTCATGGTCGAAGCCGCGCTGCGCGACTTCACGGCCCATCACCAGTTGCCGGCCGACGAGTTCTACGCCGATTCGTTCACGAGCGAAGCCGATCTGGCAAACGCAGTGTGA
- a CDS encoding ABC transporter ATP-binding protein produces the protein MATAILKIKGLQVNYGGIQAVKGVDMEVHQGELVTLIGANGAGKTTTMKAITGLKPYSAGDIEYMGQSIKGVPAHELLKRGLAMVPEGRGIFARMSIVENMQMGAYLRNDSDGIKNDVERMFGFFPRLKERASQLAGTLSGGEQQMLAMARAILSKPKLLLLDEPSMGLSPIMVEKIFEVVREISKEGITVLLVEQNARLALQAANRGYVMDSGSVTMSGNAKDMLDDPKVRAAYLGE, from the coding sequence ATGGCAACGGCAATCCTGAAAATCAAGGGCCTGCAGGTCAACTACGGCGGCATTCAGGCAGTCAAGGGTGTGGACATGGAAGTCCACCAGGGCGAGTTGGTGACGCTGATCGGCGCGAACGGCGCGGGCAAGACCACGACGATGAAGGCCATCACGGGCCTGAAGCCGTACTCGGCCGGCGACATCGAATACATGGGTCAGTCGATCAAGGGTGTGCCGGCGCACGAGCTTCTGAAGCGCGGCCTCGCGATGGTGCCGGAAGGTCGCGGCATCTTCGCGCGCATGTCCATCGTCGAGAACATGCAGATGGGCGCATACCTGCGCAACGATTCGGACGGCATCAAGAATGACGTCGAGCGTATGTTCGGCTTCTTCCCGCGCCTGAAGGAACGGGCGTCGCAGCTCGCCGGCACGCTCTCGGGCGGCGAGCAGCAGATGCTGGCGATGGCGCGCGCGATTCTGAGCAAGCCGAAGCTGCTGCTGCTCGACGAGCCGTCGATGGGCCTCTCGCCGATCATGGTCGAGAAGATCTTCGAAGTCGTGCGCGAAATCTCGAAGGAGGGCATCACGGTGCTGCTCGTCGAGCAGAACGCGCGGCTCGCGCTGCAAGCCGCCAATCGCGGCTACGTGATGGACTCGGGTTCCGTCACGATGTCCGGCAATGCGAAGGACATGCTCGACGATCCGAAGGTCCGCGCCGCTTATCTCGGCGAATAA
- a CDS encoding branched-chain amino acid ABC transporter permease, with product MDIFIQQILNGLVLGSVYAIIALGYTMVYGILGIINFAHGDVLMVGAMVALSAITVLHNHFPGLGNVATLTIGLAVAAVVCAVVGYTIERIAYRPLRRAPRLAPLITAIGVSILLQTFAMMIWSRNPLPFPQLLSTDPINIIQAGENNPGAVISVTEIVIIAVAFLVMGGLLLLVHRTKLGRAMRAIAENPNVASLMGVNPNFVISATFMIGSALAALAGVMIASEYGNVHFYMGFIPGMKAFTAAVLGGIGNLAGAMVGGIVLGLIEQLGAGYIGNLTGGVFGSNYQDVFAFVVLIIVLVFRPSGLLGERVADRA from the coding sequence ATGGATATCTTCATCCAGCAGATCCTCAACGGTCTGGTGCTTGGCAGCGTGTATGCCATCATCGCACTGGGCTACACCATGGTGTACGGCATTCTGGGCATCATCAACTTCGCTCACGGCGACGTCCTGATGGTCGGAGCAATGGTGGCCTTGTCCGCCATCACCGTGCTGCACAACCATTTCCCCGGGCTCGGCAACGTGGCCACGCTCACGATCGGGCTGGCCGTCGCGGCCGTGGTCTGCGCTGTGGTCGGCTATACGATCGAGCGCATCGCTTACAGGCCGCTGCGCCGTGCGCCGCGCCTCGCGCCGCTCATCACCGCAATCGGGGTCTCGATTCTGCTGCAGACGTTCGCGATGATGATCTGGTCGCGTAATCCGCTGCCGTTCCCGCAGCTTCTCTCCACCGATCCGATCAACATCATCCAGGCCGGGGAGAACAATCCCGGTGCCGTGATCTCGGTGACCGAAATCGTCATCATCGCCGTCGCGTTCCTCGTGATGGGCGGCCTTCTGCTGCTCGTGCACCGGACCAAGCTCGGCCGCGCGATGCGCGCCATCGCCGAGAACCCGAACGTCGCGAGCCTGATGGGCGTGAATCCCAACTTCGTGATTTCCGCGACCTTCATGATCGGCTCGGCGCTTGCCGCGCTCGCCGGTGTGATGATCGCCTCCGAATACGGCAACGTGCACTTCTATATGGGCTTCATTCCCGGCATGAAGGCATTCACGGCTGCCGTGCTGGGCGGTATCGGCAATCTGGCCGGCGCCATGGTCGGCGGCATCGTGCTCGGTCTGATCGAGCAGCTCGGCGCCGGCTACATCGGCAATCTGACGGGCGGCGTGTTCGGCAGCAACTACCAGGATGTGTTCGCCTTCGTCGTGCTGATCATCGTGCTGGTCTTCCGTCCGTCGGGCCTGCTCGGCGAGCGCGTCGCGGATCGTGCGTAA
- the radC gene encoding RadC family protein, translating into MPRERLFDAGAAALSDTELLAIFLGSGLPGHNVFELARSLLERFGSLRALLDATPADFKGLRGIGPAKTAVLLAVVEMARRALAEKARERPFVDSSGAVEDYVRLLIGTRPYEVFVCLYLDARHRLIESEESARGSLTRMAVYPREIVRRALAANAAALVVAHNHPSGAAKPSASDRQLTRVLRDALSLVDVKLIDHLVVGSNTVFSFAQAGWL; encoded by the coding sequence ATGCCTCGGGAGCGGCTATTCGACGCGGGGGCGGCCGCGCTTTCCGACACGGAGCTGCTCGCCATTTTTCTCGGCAGCGGATTACCGGGCCATAACGTGTTCGAGCTCGCGCGTTCGCTGCTTGAGCGCTTCGGCTCGCTGCGCGCGCTGCTCGATGCAACCCCGGCGGATTTCAAGGGCCTGCGCGGCATCGGGCCGGCGAAGACGGCCGTGCTGCTTGCCGTGGTGGAGATGGCGAGGCGCGCGCTCGCGGAAAAAGCCCGCGAGCGGCCGTTCGTCGATTCCAGCGGCGCGGTGGAGGACTACGTGCGCCTGCTGATCGGCACCCGCCCCTACGAGGTGTTCGTCTGCCTGTATCTCGATGCGCGGCATCGGCTCATCGAGAGCGAGGAAAGTGCGCGCGGCTCGCTCACGCGCATGGCCGTCTACCCGCGCGAGATCGTTCGGCGGGCACTGGCGGCCAATGCGGCGGCGCTGGTCGTGGCCCACAACCATCCGTCGGGCGCGGCGAAACCCAGTGCGAGCGACCGGCAACTCACGCGGGTGCTGCGCGACGCGCTCTCGCTCGTCGACGTAAAGCTCATCGACCACCTCGTCGTCGGCTCGAACACGGTGTTCTCGTTCGCTCAGGCGGGGTGGCTCTAA